The Cetobacterium sp. ZOR0034 nucleotide sequence TAACAGAGGAAACTTTGACAAAAGGTTTAGAAAATTTAAACGAGGTTCAGAGTAAAATTCAAGAGTTTAAAGAGAAAATAACAAATGATTTACCAACAAATTGGAATAGATTCTTTGGAGAGGTTATGGAGAAGACAGAGTTAATTACACATGTACCAGAGTATAAGGTATTAAAATTAAAAAATGACAAAGATCTTCTATCGGCGATAACAAAAGATAAAAGATTTAAGAGTTTAATTTTAAAAGGTGAAGATTTACATATAATGGTAAAAAAGGAAAATTTAGATAAGGTTTCAGGATTATTTAAAGAGTATGGTTATTTTGTAAATCTATAATTTAAAGTAGGATAGAGCACATTGCTTTATCCTATTTTTTTTAAAAAACAACTGCAAAGAGTTAAAAAAGTATGATAAAATTAAATTATGATAACTCGAGGAGGTAGTGCTATGAAAAACACCTATTTTTATGAAGTTGAAAAGATATATGAAAATATAAAAGATAGAATAGAAAGTAGATTAGAAGACTACAGAAGAGTATGGAGAGAAGGGGATAATAAAGCTGTGTATTGTGAATTGGCTTTTTGTATATTGACACCTCAATCTAAAGCTAAAAATGCCTGGAAGGCAATCAGTGAACTAAGGGATTCAAAAATTCTTTTTACAGGTACAGAAGATGAGATTTTACCTTTTTTAAATATAGTTCGTTTTAATAAAACTAAAGCTAAAAACTTATACCTTTTAAGGCAGCAGATGACAAATGAAAAAGGTGAGTTTATAACAAAAGATTTTTTCTCTAGTTTTAATTCTAT carries:
- a CDS encoding N-glycosylase/DNA lyase; translated protein: MKNTYFYEVEKIYENIKDRIESRLEDYRRVWREGDNKAVYCELAFCILTPQSKAKNAWKAISELRDSKILFTGTEDEILPFLNIVRFNKTKAKNLYLLRQQMTNEKGEFITKDFFSSFNSILEMREWIVKNIRGMSYKEASHFLRNVGFGKELAILDRHILKNLVALEVIEVIPKTLSPKLYKEIEEKLKKYCKEVGIPMDNMDLLLWYLEAKDIFK